AGAAGAAGGACGCGAGCAAAAGCACAATCGTACCTGCAATAGCGACCCAAAAAGCACTCCCAAAACCAATCGTGACCATCTGCGAGAGGTCGTTCTTGACAAAGAAATACAAAGCAATCACAATTGCAAACCCAGCGACCGTCACGAGCATGGCCAAGAATGCACACAAACTAGCGAGCCATCCGAAAAAAAATGGGAGGAACATGCTAATAAGACCGAGCAGCGTGCTGAGAATGCTGATCCCGAACCCAATCGGAAACAGGACAAAAGCATACGTAAGTGGCTTAAAGTAACTGCCCGTGTTGACtccgagcgctgcatctgcgccgATATCGTAACCGAGTTTGTGGTCCGATGGATCGCCACCCTTGCTGtagccaagcacgccgcaaTGGACTTCGACGAACCCATGAATGGCAAATAGCCACATATTATTATTATATGGCACACAAAACGTGGCCAGACCCAATAAGATGACGCCCGCCAGCGATAGTAGCACGCCGATTGCGGCACCCCATCGCATCGTGCAAAGCAACAAAGGTCCGCAGCGGTGCCTGAAAGCTGTGGGCATCACGTGCTTGGAATTACAGGGACTACAACACGTCTTCGAGTCGCAGACGAATACCTGGGCCCTGCGTCGAGCTCAGGTGGGCCTGCTTGACGACACCCATAGCTGTGATTAGCATATAGCATGTACATACCTCGCTTAAGACTGCCAGTCCCGCGCTTTGCGACTAGTTTCCCTGTCCCGTCGACCTCCTGCGTATCCCGCGCATGGCTCTGAATCACTTGCGAGCTGGTCTTGACGCCCGCCAATCCGCTCACAGCGCGTGTAATGACTGCGTCCAGTAGTGCTTCCACATTCCCGCGCAAATCTTGTTCCGTAAAGAAGAGTCGGCCtacggcgccgcgcacaacgCCGGCCCTGTCGCCACGCCAATCTACGCCCGCAACGAGCTGCTCaaccgcgcgctgcatctccTCGCCATCTTCTaccgccgtgccgcgcttgacGCTGGGCATAAGACCTTTGGGGCCAAGCGTACGTGCGAGCGCTTTGCTCAGCGCGGGCAGCATGGCGACCGTGCATAGAACACGAGTAAAGTGCGGCACACGGTTCGATGCAGCGTCGTTTATCAGCTCATGGCCTCCAATTACGAGTTTTGCAGACGAACCAGCAGTTCTGAGCTGCTCCGCAGCGCGTCTCGCAGCAGCTTCCGCATCGGTGCTCTGTTCGGC
This is a stretch of genomic DNA from Malassezia vespertilionis chromosome 1, complete sequence. It encodes these proteins:
- a CDS encoding uncharacterized protein (BUSCO:EOG092643Y5; EggNog:ENOG503NZ88; SECRETED:SignalP(1-20); COG:J) yields the protein MWCVRHEMLALARVPLAARALSVSAPLAKKSLPARGKTRKSPNTLLRLYEQGKLEGAEAARAAALLAESDAAKPVGKKSTEEDGGSMSLHDAFRVIRAVDAARPQNAYELHIVTSVPSNQTNAFRGRIVYPKEPRIKGDVVLVFAEQSTDAEAAARRAAEQLRTAGSSAKLVIGGHELINDAASNRVPHFTRVLCTVAMLPALSKALARTLGPKGLMPSVKRGTAVEDGEEMQRAVEQLVAGVDWRGDRAGVVRGAVGRLFFTEQDLRGNVEALLDAVITRAVSGLAGVKTSSQVIQSHARDTQEVDGTGKLVAKRGTGSLKRAMGVVKQAHLSSTQGPGIRLRLEDVL